A genome region from Halobacterium hubeiense includes the following:
- a CDS encoding hydantoinase B/oxoprolinase family protein encodes MTDDEPTADLDPVTLEILRNQLESVAEEMGQVLITGAYSPNIKERQDCSTALFDASGALVAQAEHIPVHLGAMPDAVDVVMGCDPEPGDVFAVNDPFAGGTHLPDVTLVSPMAPDGEIVGYAVSRAHHADVGGSAPGSMPSGATEIYEEGLRLPAVRLVAGGEVNEDVRDLILANVRTPAERRADLRAQRAANDRAEERIGELLAEHGDRLWRAFDAVVAYSRDRMEAEIEALPDGTYEARDVLEGDGVTDDDIPIQAAVTVDGAELTVDFDGTAAQVEGNLNAPRAVAKSAVYFVVRAVTDPKIPPNQGCYDPITVAVPEQSILDPEPPAAVVGGNVETSQRVTDVTLRAFADAVPERVPADGQGTMNNLVIGDRRGEFTYYETIGGGFGARPTKDGMDGVQVGMTNTLNTPVEALEAEYPLHVERYALRPSSGGDGRFRGGLGLERSLTVQTDATVSLLTERRRTAPAGVNGGEDGATGENRIDGETVAAKVSRAVDAGTTLTIRTPGGGGHGPPAERDADARERDRRDGKVTDE; translated from the coding sequence ATGACCGACGACGAGCCGACCGCCGACCTCGACCCGGTGACGCTGGAAATCCTCCGGAACCAGTTGGAGAGCGTCGCCGAGGAGATGGGGCAGGTCCTCATCACGGGCGCGTACTCGCCGAACATCAAGGAGCGACAGGACTGCTCGACCGCGCTGTTCGACGCGAGCGGCGCCCTCGTCGCGCAGGCCGAACACATCCCCGTCCACCTCGGCGCGATGCCCGACGCGGTCGACGTCGTGATGGGCTGCGACCCCGAGCCCGGGGATGTCTTCGCCGTCAACGACCCGTTCGCGGGCGGCACGCACCTCCCGGACGTCACGCTCGTCTCGCCGATGGCGCCCGACGGCGAGATTGTCGGGTACGCCGTCTCGCGCGCCCACCACGCCGACGTCGGCGGCAGCGCGCCCGGGAGTATGCCCTCGGGCGCGACGGAAATCTACGAGGAGGGGTTGCGGCTGCCCGCGGTCCGCCTCGTGGCCGGCGGCGAGGTCAACGAGGACGTCCGCGACCTGATTCTGGCGAACGTGCGCACGCCGGCCGAGCGGCGGGCGGACCTGCGGGCGCAGCGCGCGGCCAATGACCGCGCGGAGGAACGAATCGGGGAGCTGCTCGCCGAACACGGCGACCGCCTGTGGCGGGCGTTCGACGCCGTCGTCGCGTACTCCCGGGACCGGATGGAAGCGGAAATCGAGGCGCTGCCGGACGGCACGTACGAGGCCCGCGACGTCCTCGAAGGCGACGGCGTCACCGACGACGATATTCCCATTCAGGCGGCGGTCACCGTCGACGGCGCCGAACTCACGGTCGACTTCGACGGGACCGCAGCCCAGGTCGAGGGGAACCTCAACGCGCCGCGCGCGGTCGCGAAGAGCGCCGTCTACTTCGTCGTGCGCGCGGTCACCGACCCCAAGATACCGCCGAATCAGGGCTGCTACGACCCGATAACCGTCGCCGTTCCCGAGCAGTCCATTCTGGACCCCGAGCCGCCCGCGGCCGTGGTCGGTGGCAACGTCGAGACGAGCCAGCGGGTGACCGACGTCACGCTGCGAGCGTTCGCGGACGCCGTCCCCGAGCGCGTTCCGGCCGACGGGCAGGGGACGATGAACAACCTGGTCATCGGTGACCGGCGCGGCGAGTTCACGTACTACGAGACCATCGGCGGCGGGTTCGGCGCGCGCCCGACGAAAGACGGGATGGACGGCGTACAGGTCGGCATGACAAATACGCTCAACACGCCCGTCGAGGCCTTGGAGGCCGAATACCCGCTGCACGTCGAGCGGTACGCGCTCCGGCCGTCCAGCGGCGGCGACGGCCGCTTCCGCGGCGGCCTCGGCCTTGAACGCTCGCTGACCGTCCAGACGGACGCGACGGTGTCCCTGTTGACCGAGCGCCGCCGGACGGCGCCGGCGGGCGTGAACGGCGGCGAAGACGGTGCGACCGGCGAGAACCGCATCGACGGCGAGACCGTCGCCGCGAAAGTCTCGCGGGCCGTCGACGCCGGGACGACGCTCACCATCCGGACGCCCGGCGGCGGCGGTCACGGTCCGCCGGCCGAGCGGGACGCGGAC
- a CDS encoding hydantoinase/oxoprolinase family protein, giving the protein MGGVTATVVGVDVGGTFTDVALLVGDDLVTAKVPSTDEQSDGVLAGIEKACSEAGVAPGDLEEFSHAMTVSVNALLEEDGAKTALVTTAGFRDVLEIGRQDRPSLYDLDAEKPDPLVPRHRRYEVAERTTPDGVHETVDEGEVREVAAAIRDDGAEAVAVSLLHAYAHPENERQVAELLREELDAPVSASHEVLGEFREYERTSTTVVDAYVRPAIDRYVGRLSERAAAAGIPAPRIMQANGGITDAETVRRNAVLTTLSGPAAGVVGANALASDDPAAQPDLVSFDMGGTSSDVSLIRDGTVERTTDAEINGRPIRTPMVDVETVGAGGGSIAWVDAGGALRIGPESAGANPGPACYGRGGAKPTVTDANLVLGYIGDSTSLGGELSLDADRAHDVLSDLAAEAGMDGAVEAARGVYRVANASMTRAIRSVTVERGYDPRAFGLVAFGGAGPMHAVQLADALDMHRVVVPRASGVLSAYGLLAADEKQDAVRTHRQPLADVDADSVADVFAELEGDVLDSVSDRAAASLDRSVDLKYAGQSFDLTVDVDGAFDPEAAAQRFAAAHETAYGYRMDDPVHLVNCRVTATVARTPPHLDYDGAGDPRKATREAVFADGVYDTPVYDRARLASGRTIQGPAVVEENESTTVVPPAWTVAVRDDGALVAEPEAR; this is encoded by the coding sequence GTGGGCGGTGTGACGGCAACGGTCGTCGGCGTCGACGTCGGCGGCACGTTCACCGACGTCGCGTTACTCGTCGGCGACGACCTCGTGACGGCGAAAGTGCCCAGTACCGACGAGCAAAGCGACGGCGTGCTGGCGGGCATCGAGAAGGCGTGCTCGGAGGCGGGCGTCGCGCCCGGCGACCTCGAGGAGTTCTCGCACGCGATGACCGTCTCGGTCAACGCCCTGCTCGAAGAAGACGGCGCGAAGACCGCGCTCGTCACGACGGCGGGGTTCCGCGACGTCCTCGAAATCGGGCGGCAGGACCGCCCCTCGCTGTACGACCTCGACGCGGAGAAACCCGACCCGCTCGTGCCCCGGCACCGCCGCTACGAGGTCGCGGAACGAACCACCCCCGACGGGGTTCACGAGACAGTCGACGAAGGGGAGGTGCGTGAGGTCGCGGCGGCGATTCGCGACGACGGCGCGGAAGCGGTCGCAGTATCGCTGCTGCACGCCTACGCCCACCCGGAGAACGAGCGGCAAGTGGCCGAACTGCTCCGCGAGGAACTCGACGCGCCGGTGTCGGCCTCACACGAGGTACTGGGCGAGTTCCGGGAGTACGAGCGCACCTCGACGACGGTCGTGGACGCGTACGTGCGACCGGCAATCGACCGGTACGTGGGGCGGCTGTCCGAGCGCGCCGCGGCCGCCGGGATTCCGGCGCCCCGCATCATGCAGGCCAACGGGGGGATTACGGACGCCGAGACGGTCCGACGGAACGCGGTGCTGACCACCCTCTCGGGGCCGGCCGCCGGCGTCGTCGGTGCGAACGCGCTGGCCAGCGACGACCCCGCAGCCCAGCCGGACCTGGTGTCGTTCGACATGGGTGGGACGTCCAGCGACGTCAGCCTCATCCGGGACGGGACGGTCGAACGGACGACCGACGCCGAAATCAACGGCCGGCCGATTCGCACGCCGATGGTGGACGTCGAGACCGTCGGCGCGGGCGGCGGGTCGATTGCGTGGGTGGACGCCGGCGGCGCGCTCCGCATCGGCCCAGAGTCGGCCGGCGCGAACCCCGGCCCCGCCTGTTACGGGCGCGGCGGCGCGAAGCCGACCGTCACGGACGCGAACCTCGTCCTCGGGTACATCGGGGACAGTACGAGCCTCGGCGGCGAACTCTCGCTGGACGCGGACCGAGCGCACGACGTGCTCTCGGACCTCGCGGCGGAAGCGGGGATGGACGGCGCCGTCGAGGCGGCGCGCGGCGTCTACCGGGTCGCGAACGCGAGCATGACGCGGGCGATTCGCTCGGTGACCGTCGAGCGCGGCTACGACCCGCGAGCGTTCGGGCTCGTCGCGTTCGGCGGCGCGGGCCCGATGCATGCCGTCCAGCTCGCGGACGCCCTCGACATGCACCGCGTCGTCGTCCCGCGCGCCTCGGGCGTCCTCTCGGCGTACGGGCTGCTCGCCGCCGACGAGAAACAGGACGCGGTGCGGACGCACCGGCAGCCGCTCGCCGACGTGGACGCCGACAGCGTCGCCGACGTCTTCGCCGAACTGGAGGGCGACGTCCTCGATTCGGTGTCGGACCGCGCGGCGGCGTCGCTGGACCGCTCGGTGGACCTCAAGTACGCGGGTCAGAGCTTCGACCTCACCGTGGACGTGGACGGGGCGTTCGACCCGGAGGCGGCAGCACAGCGGTTCGCGGCCGCACACGAGACCGCGTACGGCTACCGGATGGACGACCCCGTCCACCTCGTCAACTGCCGAGTCACGGCGACCGTCGCCCGCACGCCGCCGCACCTCGACTACGACGGCGCCGGCGACCCGCGGAAGGCGACCCGGGAGGCCGTCTTCGCCGACGGCGTCTACGACACGCCGGTCTACGACCGCGCCCGACTGGCGTCCGGCCGGACGATTCAGGGGCCGGCCGTCGTCGAGGAGAACGAGAGCACCACCGTCGTCCCGCCCGCTTGGACCGTGGCCGTCCGCGACGACGGCGCGCTCGTCGCCGAACCGGAGGCACGATGA
- the lrp gene encoding HTH-type transcriptional regulator Lrp: MTYETLDSELINALLADGRASFRSLAEDLDVSVTTISNHLEDLEEDGIIQGYTPIIDYGKLGYDVTGILQLKAAGGSLPDLADRLRAHKQMVSVYEVTGDYDIIAIGKFQNTDDMNEHIKELLADADIEESSTSIVLNAAAEYDQFELDAE; encoded by the coding sequence ATGACCTACGAGACACTGGACTCCGAACTCATCAACGCACTCCTCGCGGACGGCCGCGCGAGCTTCCGCAGCCTCGCTGAAGATCTCGACGTCTCCGTGACGACGATTTCGAACCACCTCGAAGACCTCGAAGAGGACGGCATCATCCAGGGCTACACGCCCATCATCGACTACGGCAAACTCGGCTACGACGTGACGGGTATCCTCCAGTTGAAGGCCGCCGGCGGGTCGCTGCCCGACCTCGCGGACCGCCTCCGGGCGCACAAGCAGATGGTCTCCGTCTACGAGGTCACCGGCGACTACGACATCATCGCCATCGGGAAGTTCCAGAACACCGACGACATGAACGAGCACATCAAGGAACTGCTCGCCGACGCCGACATCGAGGAGTCCTCGACGAGCATCGTCCTGAACGCGGCCGCCGAATACGACCAGTTCGAGCTCGACGCCGAGTGA
- a CDS encoding RNA-guided endonuclease InsQ/TnpB family protein, producing MKRVNTFEVVPQTENDKECLLRLLDASASLWNELTYERHQNYFGDGDVWDTSEYRGRYNGVVGSATVQQVTRKNSEAWRSFFALKENGEHANPPSYWGNDEDGRELRTYIRNNQYTIQWGKRSRLEIPVGQELKDEYGLGYHERLRLEVRGNPKWDGEQGRLELEYDGVSDTFRAFQPVTVPDSRLDSPLASEEAALDVGANNLVACSTTTGNQYLYDGRELFGRFRETTDEIARLQSKLREGRYSSKRIRRLYRQRTKRRDHAQNALVRDLVERLYDEGVATVYVGDLTDVLETHWSVRVNEKTHNFWAFKKFIHRLACVCEEYGISLEVESEAWTSQTCPECGDHEETVRHEDTLTCPCGFEGHADLTASETFLRENSGTEVRPMARPVRFEWDDHDWSGKPHPHESPKEVRTNPQVASVGR from the coding sequence ATGAAGCGCGTCAACACCTTCGAGGTCGTGCCACAGACCGAGAACGACAAAGAGTGCCTTCTACGGCTACTCGACGCCTCCGCCTCCCTGTGGAACGAACTCACCTACGAACGCCATCAGAACTACTTCGGTGACGGCGACGTGTGGGACACCTCCGAGTACCGAGGACGCTACAACGGTGTCGTCGGAAGCGCGACCGTCCAACAGGTCACGCGCAAGAACAGCGAAGCGTGGCGGTCGTTCTTCGCGCTCAAAGAGAACGGAGAGCATGCGAACCCACCGTCGTACTGGGGCAACGATGAGGATGGACGAGAACTCCGTACCTACATCCGAAACAACCAGTACACGATTCAGTGGGGCAAGCGTAGCCGTCTCGAAATCCCCGTTGGGCAAGAGTTGAAAGACGAATACGGACTCGGCTACCACGAACGCCTCCGTCTCGAAGTCCGAGGCAACCCGAAGTGGGACGGCGAACAGGGTCGTCTGGAACTTGAGTACGACGGGGTGAGCGACACGTTCAGGGCTTTCCAACCAGTCACAGTCCCTGATTCTCGACTGGATTCACCACTGGCTTCGGAAGAAGCCGCCCTCGACGTTGGCGCAAACAACCTCGTCGCCTGTTCTACGACTACTGGGAACCAGTACCTCTACGACGGTCGGGAGTTGTTCGGACGGTTCCGTGAGACGACTGACGAAATCGCCCGCCTGCAGTCGAAACTCCGCGAGGGACGCTACAGTTCCAAGCGGATTCGACGGCTGTATCGACAGCGGACGAAGCGCCGTGACCACGCACAGAACGCGCTGGTGCGCGACCTCGTTGAACGGCTGTACGACGAGGGCGTGGCGACGGTGTACGTGGGCGATTTGACCGACGTGCTGGAAACGCACTGGTCGGTCAGGGTGAACGAGAAGACGCACAACTTCTGGGCGTTCAAGAAGTTCATCCACCGTCTCGCGTGTGTCTGTGAGGAATACGGCATCAGCCTCGAAGTCGAGTCGGAAGCGTGGACAAGTCAGACGTGTCCCGAGTGTGGAGACCACGAGGAGACGGTTCGCCATGAGGATACGCTGACGTGTCCGTGTGGGTTCGAGGGACACGCAGACCTCACGGCGTCAGAGACGTTCCTTCGGGAAAACAGCGGTACGGAAGTCAGGCCGATGGCACGGCCCGTGCGATTCGAGTGGGACGACCACGATTGGTCGGGGAAACCACACCCTCACGAAAGTCCTAAAGAAGTGCGCACAAACCCGCAAGTTGCCTCTGTGGGTCGGTAG
- the tnpA gene encoding IS200/IS605-like element ISHhu1 family transposase codes for MVKSTRHAKYELYYHIVFVPKYRRSHLTGKTKDRLETIFTEICEDKDLELAESEVMPDHVHLFIGSPPKNAPSLIVNWVKGISARKYNQRYDDRVKWTRSYYVGTAGSSSKGAVEQYIAEQEGGDE; via the coding sequence ATGGTAAAGAGTACCCGTCACGCGAAATACGAACTCTATTACCACATAGTGTTCGTGCCGAAGTATCGGCGTTCACACCTGACGGGGAAGACGAAGGACCGTCTCGAAACCATCTTCACGGAAATCTGTGAGGACAAAGACCTCGAACTGGCCGAGTCCGAGGTCATGCCCGACCACGTACACCTGTTCATCGGAAGTCCACCGAAGAACGCCCCGTCACTCATCGTCAACTGGGTCAAGGGCATCTCGGCGCGGAAGTATAACCAGCGATACGACGACCGCGTGAAGTGGACTCGTTCGTACTACGTCGGTACGGCGGGGAGTTCCTCGAAGGGCGCTGTCGAACAGTACATCGCTGAACAGGAAGGTGGTGACGAATGA
- a CDS encoding winged helix-turn-helix domain-containing protein, producing the protein MADEKPTYEFKDRDVYILRELAKDPSVSSRDLADVLEAEYGIDVSYVTVNESIRNMREAGVFREAIMPNEEYFVFELFEFKFNPEYFADTWRETMEHIRDDEHTLMYFLSDGEYQWKSIMLFPTREHGERWLHEFYKNHGKTVLNVRTSVMTNVLEFGASPDLFDHLDVADERGF; encoded by the coding sequence ATGGCCGACGAGAAACCGACCTACGAGTTCAAGGACCGCGACGTCTACATCCTCCGCGAACTCGCGAAAGACCCCAGCGTCTCCTCCCGGGACCTCGCGGACGTCCTCGAAGCCGAGTACGGCATCGACGTCTCCTACGTCACTGTCAACGAGTCCATCCGGAACATGCGCGAGGCGGGCGTGTTCCGCGAGGCGATCATGCCCAACGAGGAGTACTTCGTGTTCGAGCTGTTCGAGTTCAAGTTCAATCCCGAGTACTTCGCGGACACGTGGCGGGAGACGATGGAACACATCCGCGACGACGAGCACACCCTGATGTATTTCCTCTCGGACGGCGAGTACCAGTGGAAGTCCATCATGCTGTTCCCCACGCGCGAGCACGGCGAGCGCTGGCTCCACGAGTTCTACAAGAACCACGGGAAGACGGTGCTGAACGTGCGCACGAGCGTGATGACGAACGTCCTCGAGTTCGGCGCCAGCCCCGACCTCTTCGACCACCTCGACGTCGCCGACGAGCGGGGGTTCTGA